One Solanum pennellii chromosome 10, SPENNV200 genomic region harbors:
- the LOC107002236 gene encoding calcium-dependent protein kinase 4: MGNTCRGSIGGKTFQGYNQPEDSSCSTNHNPSSGNSYSSSDNFSPTSNAQQNSNHKKEHSLSLVSPRKASMNRSGSNQAYYVMGHKTQNIRDLYTLGRKLGQGQFGTTYLCTEISTGAEYACKSISKRKLISKEDIDDVRREIQIMHHLAGHRNIVTIKGAYEDPLYVHIVMEICSGGELFDRIIQRGHYSERKAAELTKIIVGVVEACHSLGVMHRDLKPENFLLVNKDDDFSLKAIDFGLSIFFKPGQIFTDVVGSPYYVAPEVLLKHYGPEADVWTAGVILYILLSGVPPFWAETQQGIFDAVLKGHIDFDSDPWPLISESAKDLIRKMLCMQPSERLTAHEVLCHPWICENGVAPDRALDPAVLSRLKQFSAMNKLKKMALRVIAESLSEEEIAGLREMFKAMDTDSSGAITFDELKAGLRKYGSTLKDTEIRELMDAADVDNSGTIDYGEFIAATVHLNKLEREEHLMAAFQYFDKDGSGYITVDEVQQACIEHNMTDVYFEDIIREVDQDNDGRIDYGEFVAMMQKGNPCIGRRTMRNSLNLSMRDAPGAQ, from the exons aTGGGCAATACATGCCGTGGATCTATTGGAGGCAAAACTTTTCAGGGCTACAATCAGCCTGAAGATAGTTCCTGCTCCACCAATCACAACCCTTCTTCCGGCaattcttattcttcttctgaCAATTTTTCTCCCACTAGCAACGCTCAACAGAATAGTAATCACAAGAAGGAGCATTCTTTGTCTCTTGTTAGTCCCAGAAAAGCTAGCATGAATCGTTCAGGGAGTAATCAGGCTTATTACGTAATGGGTCATAAGACCCAGAATATTCGCGATCTTTATACTTTGGGAAGGAAGTTAGGACAAGGGCAGTTCGGGACTACTTATTTATGTACAGAAATTTCTACCGGTGCTGAGTATGCCTGTAAATCAATCTCGAAAAGGAAGTTGATTTCGAAGGAGGATATTGACGATGTTAGAAGGGAAATTCAGATAATGCATCATTTGGCAGGTCATAGGAATATTGTTACGATTAAAGGGGCTTATGAGGATCCTTtatatgttcatattgtcatggaGATATGTAGTGGGGGTGAGTTGTTTGATCGGATCATACAACGAGGACATTACAGTGAGAGAAAGGCAGCTGAATTGACTAAAATTATTGTTGGAGTTGTGGAGGCGTGTCATTCTCTTGGTGTTATGCATAGAGATCTCAAACCTGAGAATTTCTTGTTGGTTAATAAGGATGATGATTTCTCTCTAAAGGCCATTGATTTTGGACTCTCTATTTTCTTTAAGCCAG GACAAATATTCACAGATGTTGTTGGTAGTCCATATTATGTGGCTCCTGAGGTGCTTTTGAAGCATTATGGTCCTGAAGCTGATGTGTGGACAGCAGGAGTCATACTCTACATACTGCTAAGTGGTGTGCCACCATTTTGGGCTG AAACACAGCAGGGAATATTTGACGCAGTTCTGAAAGGACACATTGATTTTGACTCAGATCCTTGGCCGTTGATATCTGAGAGTGCAAAAGATCTTATCCGGAAGATGTTGTGCATGCAGCCCTCAGAGCGGTTAACTGCTCATGAAGTATTGT GTCATCCTTGGATTTGCGAAAATGGTGTCGCTCCTGATAGAGCACTGGATCCTGCAGTACTTTCTCGCCTAAAACAGTTCTCTGCTATGAACAAGTTAAAAAAGATGGCTTTGCGG GTGATTGCTGAAAGCTTGTCTGAAGAAGAGATTGCTGGTCTGAGAGAGATGTTTAAGGCCATGGATACTGACAGTAGTGGTGCAATTACATTTGATGAACTAAAAGCAGGGTTGAGAAAATATGGCTCTACCTTAAAGGATACGGAGATACGGGAACTTATGGATGCG GCTGATGTGGACAATAGTGGAACTATTGACTATGGAGAATTCATTGCGGCAACTgttcatcttaataaattggaGCGCGAGGAACATCTCATGGCAGcatttcaatattttgacaAGGATGGAAGTGGTTACATAACAGTTGATGAGGTCCAGCAAGCTTGTATAGAGCATAACATGACAGATGTTTACTTTGAGGATATTATAAGAGAAGTCGATCAGGATAAT GATGGACGAATTGATTATGGAGAATTTGTTGCTATGATGCAAAAAGGAAATCCATGTATAGGGAGACGAACAATGCGAAATAGTCTGAATTTGAGCATGAGAGATGCACCGGGAGCTCAGTAG
- the LOC107002652 gene encoding uncharacterized protein At2g17340-like, translating to MESSGELVPFPLLTTPIESNYRACTIPYRFPSDNPKKPTPTELSWIDLFMNSIPSFRKRAESDDSVPDAPIRAEKFAQRYSAILEDMKKDPESHGGPPDCILLCRLREQVLREVGFRDIFKKIKDEENAKAISLFKDVVSLNDAIEDEAKRVENLVRGIFAGNIFDLGSAKLAELFSEDGISFLASFQNLVPRPWVIDDLDVFITKWSKKTWKKAVIFVDNSGADVILGILPFARELLRHGAQVVLAANDLPSINDVTYPELVEIISKLKDEHGKLIGVDTSNLLVANSGNDLPVIDLTTVSQELAYLASDADLVIVEGMGRGIETNLYARFKCDSLKIGMVKHPEVAQFLGGRLYDCVFKFNEASS from the exons ATGGAGAGCTCCGGCGAACTAGTGCCTTTCCCGTTGCTGACGACACCGATTGAATCGAATTATCGAGCATGCACGATCCCTTACAGGTTCCCTTCCGACAATCCCAAGAAACCAACCCCCACCGAGCTTTCCTGGATCGACCTCTTTATGAATTCCATCCCTTCGTTTAG GAAGAGGGCTGAGAGCGATGACAGTGTTCCAGATGCTCCTATTCGAGCTGAAAAGTTTGCTCAGAG ATATTCTGCAATACTTGAGGATATGAAGAAAGATCCTGAAAGTCATGGAGGGCCTCCTGATTGCATT CTTCTTTGTCGCCTTAGAGAGCAAGTGCTTAGGGAAGTGGGGTTCAgagatatatttaaaaagatcaAG GATGAAGAAAATGCAAAGGCTATATCCTTATTTAAGGATGTAGTATCTCTTAATGATGCTATTGAGGATGAAGCCAAGCGTGTAGAAAATTTGGTCAGAGGAATTTTTGCAGGAAATATATTTGATCTTGGCTCTGCAAAG CTTGCAGAGCTGTTTTCAGAGGATGGTATATCCTTTCTAGCTAGTTTCCAAAACCTTGTCCCTCGACCCTGGGTTATAGATGATTTGGACGTATTTATTACAAAATGGAGCaaaaaaacatggaaaaag GCTGTAATCTTTGTTGATAATTCTGGTGCAGatgttattttgggtattttgccATTTGCTAGAGAATTACTTCGTCATGGAGCACAG GTTGTTTTAGCTGCTAATGACTTACCTTCTATCAATGATGTTACTTACCCCGAGTTAGTAGAGATTATTTCTAAG TTGAAAGATGAGCATGGGAAGCTCATAGGTGTTGACACATCCAATCTTTTAGTTGCCAATTCTGGTAATGATTTGCCG GTTATTGATCTTACAACGGTATCTCAGGAGCTGGCATACTTGGCAAGTGATGCTGACCTCGTCATTGTAGAAGGCATG GGCCGCGGAATAGAGACAAACTTGTATGCTCGATTCAAATGTGATTCCCTCAAGATTGGAATG GTAAAGCATCCGGAAGTTGCTCAGTTTCTTGGAGGAAGGCTTTATGATTGCGTCTTCAAATTTAACGAAGCTTCAAGTTAA
- the LOC107002237 gene encoding uncharacterized protein LOC107002237 isoform X2 yields MAALSASAHVRIRTFFHSSFTNNKISNFSQQFKLENYTAITTTTSKRSISIPALAPKTTENSASQLQSTSNSVKDSENINLKGWAEFAKNVSGEWDGFGADFSNQGEPIELPESVVPGAYREWEVKVFDWQTQCPTLARDDDAFSFMYKFIRLLPTVGCEADAATRYSIDERNISDANVPAFAYQSTGCYVAAWSNNHDGNYNTAPYLSWELEHCLIDPRDKESRVRIVQVVRLQDSKLVLQNIKVFCEHWYGPFRNGDQLGGCAIQDSAFASTKALDPAEVIGVWEGKHAISSFNNAPEHQKE; encoded by the exons ATGGCTGCTCTGTCTGCTTCTGCCCATGTGAGAATTCGCACCTTCTTCCACTCATCTTTCACtaacaataaaatatcaaacttctcCCAACAATTCAAACTTGAAAATTATACCgctattactactactacttcGAAGAGAAGCATCTCCATACCCGCCTTGGCACCAAAGACAACGGAGAACTCAGCTTCCCAACTCCAATCAACTTCAAATTCCGTTAAAG ACTCTGAAAATATCAATTTGAAAGGATGGGCTGAGTTTGCAAAAAATGTGTCTGGCGAATGGGATGGGTTTGGAGCAGATTTTAGCAATCAAGGTGAGCCGATTGAATTACCGGAGTCTGTAGTCCCTGGAGCTTACAGGGAGTGGGAGGTGAAGGTATTCGATTGGCAAACTCAATGTCCTACTCTTGCTCGTGATGATGATGCCTTCTCTTTCATGTACAAGTTCATTCGGCTCCTTCCTACCGTTGGCTGTGAAGCTGATGCTGCAACTAGGTATAGCATCGACGAGAGGAATATTTCTGATGCCAATGTTCCTGCCTTTGCGTATCAATCAACCGGATGTTATGTGGCTGCCTGGTCCAATAATCATGATGGAAATTATAATACAGCTCCTTATTTGTCATGGGAATTGGAGCATTGTTTGATTGATCCCCGGGACAAGGAGTCGAGGGTGCGGATTGTTCAG GTTGTGCGCCTTCAAGATTCTAAGTTGGTATTGCAAAACATTAAGGTGTTTTGTGAGCATTGGTATGGGCCGTTCCGAAACGGGGATCAGCTTGGTGGGTGTGCTATTCAAGATTCTGCATTTGCTTCTACCAAAGCCTTGGACCCTGCAGAAGTCATTGGTGTTTGGGAGGGTAAGCATGCCATCTCCAGTTTCAACAATGCTCCAGAA CATCAGAAGGAGTAA
- the LOC107002237 gene encoding uncharacterized protein LOC107002237 isoform X1 yields MAALSASAHVRIRTFFHSSFTNNKISNFSQQFKLENYTAITTTTSKRSISIPALAPKTTENSASQLQSTSNSVKDSENINLKGWAEFAKNVSGEWDGFGADFSNQGEPIELPESVVPGAYREWEVKVFDWQTQCPTLARDDDAFSFMYKFIRLLPTVGCEADAATRYSIDERNISDANVPAFAYQSTGCYVAAWSNNHDGNYNTAPYLSWELEHCLIDPRDKESRVRIVQVVRLQDSKLVLQNIKVFCEHWYGPFRNGDQLGGCAIQDSAFASTKALDPAEVIGVWEGKHAISSFNNAPEKVIQELVDGSTRKTVRDELDLVVLPRQLWCCLKDIAGGETCCEVGWLFEQGRAITSKCIFSDNGKLKEIAIACESAAPAQ; encoded by the exons ATGGCTGCTCTGTCTGCTTCTGCCCATGTGAGAATTCGCACCTTCTTCCACTCATCTTTCACtaacaataaaatatcaaacttctcCCAACAATTCAAACTTGAAAATTATACCgctattactactactacttcGAAGAGAAGCATCTCCATACCCGCCTTGGCACCAAAGACAACGGAGAACTCAGCTTCCCAACTCCAATCAACTTCAAATTCCGTTAAAG ACTCTGAAAATATCAATTTGAAAGGATGGGCTGAGTTTGCAAAAAATGTGTCTGGCGAATGGGATGGGTTTGGAGCAGATTTTAGCAATCAAGGTGAGCCGATTGAATTACCGGAGTCTGTAGTCCCTGGAGCTTACAGGGAGTGGGAGGTGAAGGTATTCGATTGGCAAACTCAATGTCCTACTCTTGCTCGTGATGATGATGCCTTCTCTTTCATGTACAAGTTCATTCGGCTCCTTCCTACCGTTGGCTGTGAAGCTGATGCTGCAACTAGGTATAGCATCGACGAGAGGAATATTTCTGATGCCAATGTTCCTGCCTTTGCGTATCAATCAACCGGATGTTATGTGGCTGCCTGGTCCAATAATCATGATGGAAATTATAATACAGCTCCTTATTTGTCATGGGAATTGGAGCATTGTTTGATTGATCCCCGGGACAAGGAGTCGAGGGTGCGGATTGTTCAG GTTGTGCGCCTTCAAGATTCTAAGTTGGTATTGCAAAACATTAAGGTGTTTTGTGAGCATTGGTATGGGCCGTTCCGAAACGGGGATCAGCTTGGTGGGTGTGCTATTCAAGATTCTGCATTTGCTTCTACCAAAGCCTTGGACCCTGCAGAAGTCATTGGTGTTTGGGAGGGTAAGCATGCCATCTCCAGTTTCAACAATGCTCCAGAA AAAGTTATTCAAGAGCTTGTCGATGGCAGCACCAGGAAGACAGTACGAGATGAATTAGATCTTGTTGTGCTTCCAAGGCAACTATGGTGTTGTTTGAAAGACATTGCAGGTGGTGAAACTTGCTGTGAAGTTGGGTGGCTGTTCGAACAAGGACGTGCGATTACATCCAAATGCATATTTTCTGATAATGGCAAGTTAAAG GAAATTGCTATAGCATGTGAAAGTGCAGCACCAGCACAATAG